In one window of Nitrososphaerales archaeon DNA:
- a CDS encoding divalent cation transporter yields the protein MDSRLVLLALVPLFILGGVIYYLMGPGTSFLYTTQPLPDVTIENAEFKDGEIIAYVRNTGQDTVTIAQADVNDRPWEALVKPSNVLPRLATAKVIMKYPWMEGVPYEIGITTSDGTRFAYEVKAAAKTPEPNLDQLSYFAILGSYVGIVPIMIGLLWFPFMSRISKQWYSFFLSLTAGLLIFLAVDAMKESFEATHAIPGVFRGEVLIVTATVATILVLMMLSNRMTLRTVSMGSMEASTKHLYGLSLSYMIAMGIGLHNLGEGLAIGAAVALGSLALSKFLVIGFTIHNTTEGLAIIAPIAKQRARIMHLIALGLIAGVPTIAGTWIGGFTYMPIASILFLAIGAGAIIQVVYSIFNWMHKDLDSRITAPYNIAGFVVGLAIMYLTGLLITG from the coding sequence GTGGATTCTAGGTTGGTCTTACTTGCGCTGGTTCCGTTATTCATTCTTGGCGGCGTAATTTACTATCTCATGGGTCCAGGAACATCCTTCCTTTACACTACACAGCCATTACCAGATGTTACTATTGAAAATGCAGAATTCAAAGACGGCGAGATAATTGCCTATGTGCGCAATACCGGTCAAGATACGGTTACTATTGCACAGGCAGACGTAAATGATAGACCATGGGAAGCACTTGTGAAGCCATCCAATGTGCTGCCTCGATTGGCAACTGCAAAAGTAATAATGAAGTATCCCTGGATGGAGGGCGTACCATATGAAATCGGTATTACCACATCTGATGGCACTAGGTTTGCGTATGAGGTGAAAGCTGCTGCAAAGACTCCAGAACCTAACCTTGATCAGCTGTCTTACTTTGCCATTCTGGGCTCATATGTTGGCATAGTACCAATTATGATAGGGCTACTATGGTTCCCGTTCATGAGCAGGATAAGCAAGCAGTGGTACAGTTTCTTCCTGAGCCTAACAGCCGGATTGTTGATATTCCTTGCTGTCGATGCCATGAAGGAGTCATTTGAAGCAACCCATGCTATTCCAGGTGTATTTAGAGGAGAGGTTCTGATCGTAACAGCTACTGTAGCAACAATACTTGTCTTGATGATGTTAAGCAACAGGATGACATTAAGAACTGTATCTATGGGAAGTATGGAAGCTAGCACCAAGCATCTATACGGATTATCTCTTTCATACATGATCGCTATGGGTATCGGTTTGCATAATTTGGGGGAGGGGCTGGCAATTGGAGCTGCGGTGGCATTGGGCTCACTAGCGTTGTCCAAGTTTCTAGTAATTGGGTTCACAATACATAACACAACTGAAGGGCTGGCAATTATAGCCCCAATTGCAAAACAGAGGGCTAGGATAATGCATCTGATAGCATTAGGATTGATAGCTGGAGTGCCAACTATTGCAGGCACATGGATAGGAGGATTCACGTATATGCCAATAGCCTCCATTCTCTTCTTAGCAATCGGTGCTGGTGCAATAATTCAAGTAGTGTATTCCATATTTAACTGGATGCATAAGGACCTAGATAGCAGGATCACTGCGCCATATAACATTGCTGGCTTTGTAGTTGGTTTAGCAATAATGTACCTTACAGGCTTGCTTATAACTGGTTAA
- a CDS encoding AbrB/MazE/SpoVT family DNA-binding domain-containing protein yields the protein MVLMNETATVTSKSMVTIPSRFRRKYGIKDGDKVEFVELDGSILLIPLKSLKELRGVDAKHRRLVIQGIKEMEKERRRETRLER from the coding sequence ATGGTTCTAATGAACGAAACCGCTACTGTAACAAGCAAGAGCATGGTTACTATTCCATCTCGGTTCAGACGGAAGTATGGAATAAAGGATGGCGATAAAGTAGAGTTCGTTGAGCTCGATGGTAGTATACTCTTAATTCCGTTAAAGAGTTTGAAAGAACTTCGTGGTGTTGATGCCAAGCATAGAAGATTAGTTATACAAGGTATAAAGGAAATGGAGAAGGAGCGGCGCAGGGAAACCAGACTTGAAAGATAG
- a CDS encoding YqaA family protein, which produces MGLVEDLLEWSKDVFLPLGETGLFVIAFVESSVFPIPPDILLIPLVIFNPSLGLYYASISTIGSVLGGIAGYYLGLKGGRPLALKLFSEDKVKRVEAYFERYGAWAVLIAGFSPIPYKIFTIASGIVRLDFKRFVLASAIGRASRFFAEASIIMIWGEQIVQLLLQDFEVITLAIAAVIIAAVVIYKKIRK; this is translated from the coding sequence ATGGGATTGGTAGAAGACCTTCTGGAGTGGAGCAAGGATGTCTTCTTACCTTTAGGAGAAACTGGTTTGTTCGTAATAGCCTTTGTAGAATCATCTGTCTTTCCTATCCCTCCTGATATTCTTCTAATACCGCTTGTGATATTCAATCCTTCATTGGGGCTGTACTACGCATCGATATCAACAATAGGTTCTGTGCTGGGAGGGATTGCAGGCTACTATCTTGGTTTGAAAGGTGGTAGACCTTTGGCACTAAAATTATTTTCAGAAGACAAGGTAAAAAGGGTAGAAGCATATTTTGAAAGATATGGTGCATGGGCTGTGCTTATAGCTGGTTTTTCACCCATCCCTTACAAGATATTTACTATCGCATCAGGCATAGTTAGGTTGGATTTTAAACGATTCGTTCTGGCATCGGCAATAGGCAGGGCCTCAAGATTTTTTGCTGAAGCATCTATAATAATGATCTGGGGTGAGCAGATAGTGCAATTACTACTGCAAGACTTTGAGGTCATCACCCTCGCTATTGCAGCTGTTATTATCGCAGCAGTTGTAATATACAAAAAAATTCGAAAATGA